A section of the Triticum dicoccoides isolate Atlit2015 ecotype Zavitan chromosome 7A, WEW_v2.0, whole genome shotgun sequence genome encodes:
- the LOC119332746 gene encoding uncharacterized protein LOC119332746, whose protein sequence is MLLLCYLFIGVEFLHSFLFGLGDLQASLLGMVSGKAELKTDVPFTLDDGIDRINCIKLCYIVLPWRNWCKIYTKTISSPGLKPIDTLRISASCRCKVGWLVRVT, encoded by the exons ATGCTTCTCCTCTGCTATTTGTTCATCGGGGTTGAGTTTTTACACAGCTTCTTATTTGGCTTGGGGGATTTGCAGGCCAGTCTCCTGGGGATGGTGAGCGGCAAGGCGGAGCTGAAGACGGATGTGCCCTTCACGCTAGACGACGGCATCGACCGCATAAATTGTATCAAATT GTGCTACATTGTTCTTCCCTGGAGGAATTGGTGCAAAATCTATACCAAAACAATTTCAAGTCCAGGACTAAAG CCTATTGATACTTTAAGGATATCAGCATCATGCCGGTGCAAG GTTGGGTGGTTAGTCCGTGTTACTTGA